Proteins from a genomic interval of Equus quagga isolate Etosha38 chromosome 13, UCLA_HA_Equagga_1.0, whole genome shotgun sequence:
- the PMVK gene encoding phosphomevalonate kinase isoform X1 produces MVRYKGLGAVPTSGIAKRGGPMAPLGGAPRLVLLFSGKRKSGKDFVTEALQSRLGADVCAILRLSGPLKEQYAQATSSDRVQESVSRKGCGRELAALLLCYSHIKEHGLNFQRLLDASTYKEAYRRDMIRWGEEKRQADPGFFCRKIVEGVSQPVWLVSDTRRVSDIQWFQEAYGAMMQTVRVVALEQSRQQRGWVFTPGVDDAESECGLDNFGGFDWVIENHGDEQRLEEQLENLIEFIHSRL; encoded by the exons ATGGTCCGATATAAGGGGTTGGGAGCAGTGCCTACTTCAGGGATCGCAAAGCGTGGCGGCCCCATGGCCCCGCTGGGAGGCGCCCCGCGGCTGGTGCTCCTCTTCAGCGGGAAGAGGAAATCCGGGAAGGACTTCGTGACCGAGGCGCTGCAGAGCAG ACTCGGAGCTGATGTCTGTGCCATCCTCCGGCTCTCGGGTCCACTCAAGGAGCAGTATGCTCAG GCCACCTCCTCAGACCGTGTTCAAGAAAGTGTGTCCAGGAAAGGCTGTGGACGTGAGTTGGCAGCTCTCTTGCTGTGTTATTCGCACATAAAG GAACATGGCTTGAACTTCCAGAGACTCCTGGATGCCAGCACCTACAAGGAGGCCTATCGGAGGGACATGATCCGCTGGGGCGAGGAGAAGCGCCAGGCTGACCCCGGCTTCTTCTGCAGGAAGATCGTGGAGGGCGTCTCCCAGCCGGTCTGG CTCGTGAGTGACACACGGAGGGTGTCTGACATCCAATGGTTTCAGGAGGCCTACGGGGCTATGATGCAGACCGTCCGAGTGGTGGCCTTGGAGCAGAGCCGACAGCAGCGGGGCTGGGTGTTCACTCCAG GGGTGGATGACGCCGAGTCAGAATGTGGCCTGGACAACTTCGGGGGCTTCGACTGGGTCATCGAGAACCACGGAGATGAGCAGCGCCTGGAGGAGCAGTTGGAGAACCTGATAGAATTTATTCACTCCAGACTTTAG
- the PMVK gene encoding phosphomevalonate kinase isoform X2 encodes MVRYKGLGAVPTSGIAKRGGPMAPLGGAPRLVLLFSGKRKSGKDFVTEALQSRLGADVCAILRLSGPLKEQYAQEHGLNFQRLLDASTYKEAYRRDMIRWGEEKRQADPGFFCRKIVEGVSQPVWLVSDTRRVSDIQWFQEAYGAMMQTVRVVALEQSRQQRGWVFTPGVDDAESECGLDNFGGFDWVIENHGDEQRLEEQLENLIEFIHSRL; translated from the exons ATGGTCCGATATAAGGGGTTGGGAGCAGTGCCTACTTCAGGGATCGCAAAGCGTGGCGGCCCCATGGCCCCGCTGGGAGGCGCCCCGCGGCTGGTGCTCCTCTTCAGCGGGAAGAGGAAATCCGGGAAGGACTTCGTGACCGAGGCGCTGCAGAGCAG ACTCGGAGCTGATGTCTGTGCCATCCTCCGGCTCTCGGGTCCACTCAAGGAGCAGTATGCTCAG GAACATGGCTTGAACTTCCAGAGACTCCTGGATGCCAGCACCTACAAGGAGGCCTATCGGAGGGACATGATCCGCTGGGGCGAGGAGAAGCGCCAGGCTGACCCCGGCTTCTTCTGCAGGAAGATCGTGGAGGGCGTCTCCCAGCCGGTCTGG CTCGTGAGTGACACACGGAGGGTGTCTGACATCCAATGGTTTCAGGAGGCCTACGGGGCTATGATGCAGACCGTCCGAGTGGTGGCCTTGGAGCAGAGCCGACAGCAGCGGGGCTGGGTGTTCACTCCAG GGGTGGATGACGCCGAGTCAGAATGTGGCCTGGACAACTTCGGGGGCTTCGACTGGGTCATCGAGAACCACGGAGATGAGCAGCGCCTGGAGGAGCAGTTGGAGAACCTGATAGAATTTATTCACTCCAGACTTTAG
- the PMVK gene encoding phosphomevalonate kinase isoform X3, translating into MCLSHRLGADVCAILRLSGPLKEQYAQATSSDRVQESVSRKGCGRELAALLLCYSHIKEHGLNFQRLLDASTYKEAYRRDMIRWGEEKRQADPGFFCRKIVEGVSQPVWLVSDTRRVSDIQWFQEAYGAMMQTVRVVALEQSRQQRGWVFTPGVDDAESECGLDNFGGFDWVIENHGDEQRLEEQLENLIEFIHSRL; encoded by the exons ATGTGCCTGTCCCACAGACTCGGAGCTGATGTCTGTGCCATCCTCCGGCTCTCGGGTCCACTCAAGGAGCAGTATGCTCAG GCCACCTCCTCAGACCGTGTTCAAGAAAGTGTGTCCAGGAAAGGCTGTGGACGTGAGTTGGCAGCTCTCTTGCTGTGTTATTCGCACATAAAG GAACATGGCTTGAACTTCCAGAGACTCCTGGATGCCAGCACCTACAAGGAGGCCTATCGGAGGGACATGATCCGCTGGGGCGAGGAGAAGCGCCAGGCTGACCCCGGCTTCTTCTGCAGGAAGATCGTGGAGGGCGTCTCCCAGCCGGTCTGG CTCGTGAGTGACACACGGAGGGTGTCTGACATCCAATGGTTTCAGGAGGCCTACGGGGCTATGATGCAGACCGTCCGAGTGGTGGCCTTGGAGCAGAGCCGACAGCAGCGGGGCTGGGTGTTCACTCCAG GGGTGGATGACGCCGAGTCAGAATGTGGCCTGGACAACTTCGGGGGCTTCGACTGGGTCATCGAGAACCACGGAGATGAGCAGCGCCTGGAGGAGCAGTTGGAGAACCTGATAGAATTTATTCACTCCAGACTTTAG
- the PMVK gene encoding phosphomevalonate kinase isoform X4, with the protein MCLSHRLGADVCAILRLSGPLKEQYAQEHGLNFQRLLDASTYKEAYRRDMIRWGEEKRQADPGFFCRKIVEGVSQPVWLVSDTRRVSDIQWFQEAYGAMMQTVRVVALEQSRQQRGWVFTPGVDDAESECGLDNFGGFDWVIENHGDEQRLEEQLENLIEFIHSRL; encoded by the exons ATGTGCCTGTCCCACAGACTCGGAGCTGATGTCTGTGCCATCCTCCGGCTCTCGGGTCCACTCAAGGAGCAGTATGCTCAG GAACATGGCTTGAACTTCCAGAGACTCCTGGATGCCAGCACCTACAAGGAGGCCTATCGGAGGGACATGATCCGCTGGGGCGAGGAGAAGCGCCAGGCTGACCCCGGCTTCTTCTGCAGGAAGATCGTGGAGGGCGTCTCCCAGCCGGTCTGG CTCGTGAGTGACACACGGAGGGTGTCTGACATCCAATGGTTTCAGGAGGCCTACGGGGCTATGATGCAGACCGTCCGAGTGGTGGCCTTGGAGCAGAGCCGACAGCAGCGGGGCTGGGTGTTCACTCCAG GGGTGGATGACGCCGAGTCAGAATGTGGCCTGGACAACTTCGGGGGCTTCGACTGGGTCATCGAGAACCACGGAGATGAGCAGCGCCTGGAGGAGCAGTTGGAGAACCTGATAGAATTTATTCACTCCAGACTTTAG